Proteins found in one Phaenicophaeus curvirostris isolate KB17595 chromosome 35, BPBGC_Pcur_1.0, whole genome shotgun sequence genomic segment:
- the THAP7 gene encoding THAP domain-containing protein 7 — MPRHCSAAGCCTRDTQETRNRGISFHRLPKDTPRRALWLENSRRRDASGEGRWDPASKYIYFCSQHFEKSCFEILGFSGYHRLKEGAVPTVFEATNPRPPRTPKLKPSPPERDPPKPLQATRRWRQDLPSSPPAPPFSSDVSCFPRESEEAGAPPAGDHGGVPALPGPSGALPENLLVAMADEEAKPSPALPEEAPPASSSSPRPASPSLFMLRLPPRAGAYIQNEHSYQVGSALLWKRRAEAALDALDKAQRQLQACKRREQRLRIRIGELQRERRGHLEARHLPKEPPARVVELEMLGEGGE, encoded by the exons ATGCCCCGTCACTGCTCTGCCGCCGGCTGCTGCACTCGGGACACTCAGGAGACCCGGAACCGAGGAATCTCCTTCCACCG GCTCCCCAAGGACACCCCCCGACGGGCCctgtggctggagaacagccgGCGCCGCGATGCCTCGGGTGAAGGCCGCTGGGATCCGGCTtccaaatacatttatttctgctcCCAGCACTTTGAGAAGAGCTGCTTCGAGATCCTCGGCTTCAG CGGCTACCATCGCCTGAAGGAAGGAGCCGTCCCCACCGTCTTCGAGGCCACCAACCCCagacccccccgaaccccaaaactgAAGCCCTCGCCCCCCGAAAGGGACCCCCCGAAACCTCTTCAGGCCAccaggagatggag aCAAGACCTTCCATCTTCTCCCCCggctccccccttctcctccgaCGTCTCCTGCTTCCCCCGCGAGAGCGAGGAGGCCGGGGCCCCCCCAGCCGGCGACCACGGGGGCGTCCCGGCCCTTCCCGGCCCCTCGGGGGCTCTCCCGGAGAACCTCCTGGTGGCCATGGCAGATGAAGAAGCcaaacccagccctgctctTCCAGAAGAAgctcctccagcttcttcttcttctcctcgtcctgcttctccttctctcttcatGCTGCGTCTCCCGCCCCGGGCCGGCGCCTACATCCAGAACGAGCACAGCTACCAGGTGGGAAGCGCTTTGCTCTGGAAACGGCGCGCCGAAGCCGCCTTAGATGCCCTCGACAAGGCCCAACGGCAGCTCCAGGCCTGCAAGCGACGCGAGCAGCGGCTCCGCATCCGCATCGGGGAGCTCCAGCGCGAACGACGAGGACACCTCGAGGCCCGGCACCTCCCCAAGGAGCCTCCGGCACGTGTGGTGGAGCTGGAAATGCTCGGAGAGGGCGGAGAGTGA